From Coregonus clupeaformis isolate EN_2021a unplaced genomic scaffold, ASM2061545v1 scaf2266, whole genome shotgun sequence, the proteins below share one genomic window:
- the LOC121562432 gene encoding gastrula zinc finger protein XlCGF17.1-like — protein sequence MTVAVKEEEDIFGIKEEGEITVTLEEEEETGDLINNRERPDSPSESGKSPSGEPDPETSNPAMRHHCSQCSMGFKWLWKLKEHERKHTGEKPFQCSQCGKRFSRSHDLKSHERTHTGEKPHNCSQCGKLFSRLDNLNKHKRIHSGEKPYSCSHCGKNFRSSDKRKAHERTHTGEKPYHCSLCGKDYTKLGNLKDHEKKHTGEKPYHCSKCGKRFSTSSDLIRHARTHTGEKSYRCSQCGISFLRSHDLKSHERTHTGEKPHSCSQCGKCFLHLGNLNKHKKIHF from the exons atgactgtcgcagtgaaagaagaggaagacattTTTGGAATAAAGGAAGAGGGGGAGATTACTGTCacattggaagaagaagaagagactggaGATCTGATTAACAACA gagagagaccagactctcccTCTGAGagcgggaagagtccttcaggggaaccagacccagagacgtcCAATCCAGCGATGcgacaccactgctcccagtgtagtATGGGTTTTAAGTGGTTATGGAAGCTAAAAGAGCATGAAAggaaacacacaggagaaaagcccttccaatgctcccagtgtggaaagagattctCACGATCACATGACCTAAAatcacatgagaggacacacacaggggaaaaaccacacaattgctcccagtgtggaaagcttTTTTCCCGTTTAGATAACCtgaacaaacataagaggatacactctggagagaagccttactcctgttcccattgtggaaagaATTTTAGGTCGTCAGATAAACGGAAGGCGCATGAGAGGACGCACACAGGCGAGAAACCTTACCAttgctccctgtgtggaaaggATTATACCAAGTTAGGGAACCTGAAAGATCATGAGAagaaacacacaggagaaaagccttaccactgctccaagtgtggaaagagattttcaACATCATCAGACCTAATAAGGCATGCGCGGACACATACAGGGGAGAAATCTTACCGTTGCTCACAGTGTGGAATTAGTTTTTTACGATCACATGACCTAAAatcacatgagaggacacacacaggggaaaaaccacacagttgctcccagtgtggaaagtgtTTTTTGCATTTAGGGAACCTGAACAAacataagaaaatacacttttga